The genomic stretch GGCGGCGGCCGCCTTTGTGTAAGTGAGGCACAATATGCGCGAGGGCGGCGCGCCGGCGAGCAGCAGACGCACCACGCGCTGCGAGAGAACATGCGTCTTGCCCGAGCCCGCATGGGCCGCGACCCAGGCCGATTGCGCGGGGTCGGAGGCGGCCCGCTGCCGCTCCCGCGTGTCCTTGGCGATGGGGCGTCTGTCGCTCATCCAATTTCCATTCGGAGATGATCTCGCTCTACGGCGATGTCTTCTCGATATTCTCGGCCACCACATCGTCGATCATGCTGTCGAGATCGGTCGCCTTGGTCTCCTTGGTGAAGAGGAGCGCGACGATCGTCGAGGCGCCGAGCGCGGCGAGATAGAGGCCGACCGATTCCGCTCCGTAATTTTGCGCGATCCATGTCGCCACAAAGGGCGTCAGCGCCGCGCCGAGAATGGAGGCGAGATTATAGGAGACGCCCGAGCCCGTATAGCGCGTGTTGGTGGGGAAAAGCTCCGGCAATATGGCCGACATGGGCCCGAAGGTGAGGCCCATCAGCGACATTCCGATGCTGAGGAAAACCAATATGAGCCCGTGATTGGCGCTCTCGCCCGTGCCGATGAGATCCTTGGAGAGGAAGAAGCGGAAGGAGAGGCCGAACAGCACAATGCCACTCGTCACGATCAGCAGCAGCTTGCGGCGGCCGATCCTGTCGGCGAGATGTCCCGAGACGGGGATGAAGCCGGCGAAGAACAGCACGGAAATGAGCTGCAGCACGAGAAAATCGCGATAGCCTATGCCGAGATTGCCGAGCGCGATCTTGCCTATGCCATAGGACAGGATCCACGTCGTCATCAGATAGAAGAGGCCATAGGTCGCAACCATTATGAACGCGCCGAGCAGAAGCTCCTTCGCATTGTTGCGGAACACATGGGCGAGCGGCGATTTCAATTTCTCGCCGCGCTCCAATGCGCGCGCGAACACCGGCGTCTCATGCAGCTTCAAGCGCACATAGAGGCCGAGCGTGACGAGCAGAATGGAGAGCAGAAACGGCAGGCGCCAGCCCCAGGCGAGGAAATGCTCGTCCGGCGTCGCGCGCGTCGAATCGAAGGCGAAGAGAATGGTGAGCGCAAGGAAGAATCCATTGGCGAGAATGAATCCGAATGGCGCGCCGAGTTGCGGCCACATCGCCGCCCAGGCGCGCTTGCCCTTATCGGCGGTCTCTGTGGCGAGCAGCGCCGCGCCCGACCATTCGCCGCCGAGGCCGACGCCCTGGCTGAAGCGGAAAATGGTGAGCAGGACCGGCGCGAACAGGCCGATCTGATGATAGGTCGGCAGAAGGCCGATGGCGAAAGTGGCGAGGCCCATCAGCAGCAGCGAGCCGACGAGCGTCGCCTTGCGCCCGACGCGATCGCCGAAATGGCCGAAGAGGACGGAGCCGATCGGCCGCGCGACAAAGGCGACGCCGAATGTCGCCATTGAGGCGAGCAGCGCCGCGCTGCCCGCGCCGGCCGGGAAGAACAGCAGTGGAAACACCGATACGGCGGCGGTGGCGTAGATGTAGAAGTCGAAGAATTCGATCGTCGTGCCGACGAGGCTCGCGAAGATGATGCGATTTCTGTAGCTTTTATTCGACCCTTCGAGAGCCATTTTTCAAATTCCTCGCCCAATGTCCGAATGCGGCGCGTCGATCCGGCATTTGTGAGGATCGAAGGCCGTTTCGGGAAACCATACAAGAAATGTAGTTTGACCGCTATCGAAGCGGCTTTGCGGCGATCGTCGGCAGGTCGGTGAGCGCGAAGCCTTCATCCGTCGTCAGAATCGGAAGGCCGCGCGATTTCGCGGCGGCGTAATGGAAGCAATCGGCGAGGTTCAGCCCCTTGTTGCGATCCGCGGGGAGCGGATAGCGATGGCGCCCGTAGCGCTCGAAAGCCGCGAGGGCGAGCGGCAGCTCCTCTCGCCTCGCGTCCAGCGTCTCGATGCCGGCGGCGGCGAGAAATTCCGTCACACGCATCTGCGCGAGGGCGATCGACATGTTTTTCTTTCGGTGGAGCGCGGCCGCCGTTTCCCACACGGCGATCACATTGGTCGCGAGCGGCGTGGAAGCGGCGTCGATGGCGGCGGCGAGTCTTTCGCCATTCGCCTCCTGCAGCAAAATCGCGACCATTGCGGAAGCATCGATGAACATTATTCGCCGGTCTCGCCGTTGAGCTCATCGAAAAACGCCTTGTCGATGACGATTCCACTATCGGGGAGCGCGGCGATCTCGTCGCGTATCGGCTTAACGCGCTCCCACAGCGCCTTCTTCTGCTGCACGCGCGCCAATTCACGACGCAGCGCGTCTTTCACCGCCTGAGTTTTGGTGGTGCGGTTGAGCGCGGCCAGCTGCGCAGCCAGCCGGTCGACCTCGTCGTCGCGAATGTTGAGAGGCATGCGGCGTTCCCTTGTGTAGACATGAAGATAGGCCTGTCTACACAACCGCGCAAGGGAGCGCTTCCGGGCGCGGCTCAGCCGCGGCAGAAGGTAAATTTCGGTTTCGGCGGATAATCCCGAATTGGGAAGAACGGCACAAGAGGCGGACAAAACCCGTCCGAATCGGGGGCGCGGAAAATCGGCGGCCGATTCCTTAAAGAAAGCTTCGAGAGCCGCGCTCTTGAAATATTCCATTAGTGGAATATAATTTTGTTATGAGCTGGGCTGTCGAGCATACGGACGAATTCGCGGAATGGTATCGGGCTCTCGACGAAACGCAGCAGGACGATATTTCGGCCGTTGTGCTGCTGCTGATGGAGCAAGGCCCGAGATTGGCCTTCCCTTATTCGTCGGCGATCAATGGATCTCGCCACGGCCATATGCGGGAGTTGCGCGTGCAGAGCAGTGGCCGGCCATTGCGCGCATTTTATGCGTTCGATCCCAGGAGAGCGGCAATTCTGCTGATCGGGGGAGACAAGACCGGCGACGATCGTTTTTATGGCCGCATGATCCAGATCGCCGATCGGCTCTATGACGTCTATCTCGCGGAACTGAAGAAGGAGGGGTTGATCCCATGACCGGACATCGGCCTTTCACCGAGCTCACAAAGAATTTCTCGCCGGAGCGCCGGGCGCGCGTCGCGGCCAAGGCCGCAGCTCTGCGGGAGGAGATGACGCTCGAAGAGCTTCGTAAAGCGCGGGGCTTCTCGCAAGAGGAGACGGCCGCTGCGCTCGCTGTGGGACAACCCGCCGTCGCGAAATTCGAGAAGCGCGCCGATATGCGTTTGAGCAATTTGCGCCATTATATAGAAGCGCTCGGCGGCACGCTCGAGATCACCGCGCATTTCGGCGAGGAGAGCGTGACGATCGTCGGTCTCGACGAACCGGATGCGGCCTAGCGCCGCCGGCGGATGTGTCGATTAAGCTGGACGAAATGGCGAGGGTTCGCCTCTGTCCCGAAGTGAGAGCGGCGGCACGAGACGAGAACAATACAAGTCCGAATCGGGAGCGTCGAAAATCGGCCGCCGATTCCTTGCCGAAGCGTCAATCATCATGGTGAACGCCGCGTCGCGGCCGCGGCCACGCCGCTGTCGCCGTGGCCGCACCGCCGCCCTGGCGGCGCGGCTCGGGGGCCTCTCAGGGCACGTTGCGGAAGAAAAGACCTCGGACCCGGCCGTCGGGGGCGAGGTCGATGCGCCATTCGGTCTCGTTTTTTTCGAATTGCGCGCGATAGACGTCCCAGCCGTCCACGCCGACGCCGACGAAGCGAATCTCCCCGAGCGCGCCTTTCGCCGAGAGCTCCTCCGCGACCGCCTCCGCTCGCTCGCGCGCCAATGTGGCGAGCGGCTCCGTCATGCGCGTGGAGTCGATCTCTCCGCGCCGAGCTTCGTCGATCGTTCGGCGGATCGCCTCTTCGCTGTCCGGCTGCGGCCGATTATCATGGATTCTGCGCGTCAGCTCATCCGCTGCGCGCTGGGCCTCCGTTTCATCGATCCGCCGCGCGACCAGCTCGACGCCGTTCTGATGGGTCGTCAGCGCATTCACTGATTGGTCGCTGTCTATGGAAAAGACGAGCTGAGCCGGGACGACCTTGAGAAAGAACTCGGTCTCGCTTTCTGGAAAAACCTCATAGGCGGCCTGCCCGGTGACTTGACTGAAGAGCCGGTTGCCGACGCGCGTGATCGTGATTCCGCCCCCAATGGCGTCGAAGCGATAGGCGCCGACATAGCGATCGTAGATTTCTGGATTTACGGGCGTCGTCTTGCGTGGGCGCGCCTGCTCGTAGCGGCGCTGCGCGATCAGGTCGAGCGATGTCTGCGTCATGGTCGTCTCCTTTGCGAGCGTTATGAGTTCGTCGAGCGAGAGCGTCCCGCCCTTGGAGAGCTTCGTTCGGGCGGCGCCGACGAGCGCCAGCTTCTCGTCGATGCGCTGGCGTTGTTCGGCGAGCGCCGACTGCTGCATTTCCAGTGTTCGGTCGAGATCGACCGCGCGCCCCTCGAGCAGCGCGGCGATGCGCGAGAGGCTGAGGCCGAAGCGCTTCAGAGCGAGCACTTCGTGGAGACGGGCGATCTCCTTTTCGCCGTACAGCCTCCAGCCCTTCGCCGAGCGGGCCGGCGTCAGCAGGCCGCGCTGCTCATAGGTTCTGAGACCGCGAACAGTGACGCCGATGCGCTCCGCACATTCCGCCGCGGTCAGCAACACGTCCTTGCGCTTCGACTCTCTCAATGGACGAGCCCTCCTGTTTCTCGGGTCTAATCTATGACCCAAGGGACGGCGCAAGCGTCATTTTGCGACCTCGAAAGCGGCGCGGAGCGACGCCCCGATGTCCGGCGTCGCCGGCGTGCGCAAGGCGCGGCATGTCGCGTCGATAGGCTCAGCGAAAAGTGAATGCGGCGCCGCTTCCGCCGTCTCGAAAGTGGAATTGTGGCACGAGACGCGCACAAACCGCGTCCGAATCGGGAGCGCCGAAAATGGGCCGCCGATTCCTTGCCGAAGCGTCAATCATCATGGTGAAGGCTTCGTAAATGCTATCTCTTCGCGGCTCGGCCTGTCATCGTCTTCATAGGCTCAACGAGTGGTGAAGCCCGGCCTCGTCACGCCGTCCCGAAAGTGGAATTGTGGCACGAGAGGCGCACAAACCCTGTCCGAATCGGGAGCGCCGAAAATCGGCCGCCGATTCCTTGCCGAAGCGTCAAAGAATGTGGCGAACGCTCCGTAAATTCGCGGCGAAGCGTCACTCTTCGTCGCCGCCCTCGCGCGACCATTCCTTCACCCGCGCGAGATGGTCGTAATCGCTGTAGCGCGAGGCGAACTCCACCCAGGGCCGCGAGGGATAGGGCGTGTCGGCGAGACGAAACTGATTCAGCAGCACGAAGAGATTGGCGCGATGCTCGGCGACGACATCGCCGAAGCTCTTGTCCTTGAATTTCAGCCATTGCGTCTCGCCGCCGGTCTTGCCGCCGAGCCGCACATAGGCGGCGCCGGAAACGCGCGGCGCGCCGATGGATTCGAAGGCGCCGGCCTCGATCATCGCCGCCTCCAATGTGAGCTGCGGCGAGAAGCCCGCGCCGACCTGTGAGGCGGTCGGCGGATTGCCGGTCTTGTAATCGAAGACGAAAGCTTCGCCGCTCGCATCCACCTCTATGCGATCGGCGACGCAGGAGAGTGTGAAGACGCTGCCGTCGGCGAGCGTCAGTTTCCAGCCGGCGCCTTTCTCGATGAAAATCTCGCGCGCCTGCTCGCGGCGCTCGCGCTCGAAGGCGAGCGCGTGATCGAGCCCGGCCTCTATGCGCGGCCAATCGAAGGCGAGGAAGGACGGATCGTCCAGGAACTCGCCGAGCTCGGCGCGCGCGATCTCGACTAGAAGCGCGCGCGCGTCTTCGGGCAGTGGGCCTTTGGGATGCGCCTGCTGAAATTTCGCCAGCGCCGCATGGATCGCGACGCCGATCTCGCGCACGCCCTTGGGCGCGCCGAGCGGCGGCAAGGGCGGCAGGCGCAGAATAGATTCGGCGAAGACGGAATAAGGGTCGCGGCGCAGCTTTTCGATGCGCGT from Methylosinus sp. C49 encodes the following:
- a CDS encoding type II toxin-antitoxin system VapC family toxin: MFIDASAMVAILLQEANGERLAAAIDAASTPLATNVIAVWETAAALHRKKNMSIALAQMRVTEFLAAAGIETLDARREELPLALAAFERYGRHRYPLPADRNKGLNLADCFHYAAAKSRGLPILTTDEGFALTDLPTIAAKPLR
- a CDS encoding MFS transporter, which translates into the protein MALEGSNKSYRNRIIFASLVGTTIEFFDFYIYATAAVSVFPLLFFPAGAGSAALLASMATFGVAFVARPIGSVLFGHFGDRVGRKATLVGSLLLMGLATFAIGLLPTYHQIGLFAPVLLTIFRFSQGVGLGGEWSGAALLATETADKGKRAWAAMWPQLGAPFGFILANGFFLALTILFAFDSTRATPDEHFLAWGWRLPFLLSILLVTLGLYVRLKLHETPVFARALERGEKLKSPLAHVFRNNAKELLLGAFIMVATYGLFYLMTTWILSYGIGKIALGNLGIGYRDFLVLQLISVLFFAGFIPVSGHLADRIGRRKLLLIVTSGIVLFGLSFRFFLSKDLIGTGESANHGLILVFLSIGMSLMGLTFGPMSAILPELFPTNTRYTGSGVSYNLASILGAALTPFVATWIAQNYGAESVGLYLAALGASTIVALLFTKETKATDLDSMIDDVVAENIEKTSP
- a CDS encoding MerR family transcriptional regulator, with the protein product MRESKRKDVLLTAAECAERIGVTVRGLRTYEQRGLLTPARSAKGWRLYGEKEIARLHEVLALKRFGLSLSRIAALLEGRAVDLDRTLEMQQSALAEQRQRIDEKLALVGAARTKLSKGGTLSLDELITLAKETTMTQTSLDLIAQRRYEQARPRKTTPVNPEIYDRYVGAYRFDAIGGGITITRVGNRLFSQVTGQAAYEVFPESETEFFLKVVPAQLVFSIDSDQSVNALTTHQNGVELVARRIDETEAQRAADELTRRIHDNRPQPDSEEAIRRTIDEARRGEIDSTRMTEPLATLARERAEAVAEELSAKGALGEIRFVGVGVDGWDVYRAQFEKNETEWRIDLAPDGRVRGLFFRNVP
- a CDS encoding type II toxin-antitoxin system VapB family antitoxin is translated as MEYFKSAALEAFFKESAADFPRPRFGRVLSASCAVLPNSGLSAETEIYLLPRLSRARKRSLARLCRQAYLHVYTRERRMPLNIRDDEVDRLAAQLAALNRTTKTQAVKDALRRELARVQQKKALWERVKPIRDEIAALPDSGIVIDKAFFDELNGETGE
- a CDS encoding type II toxin-antitoxin system RelE/ParE family toxin translates to MSWAVEHTDEFAEWYRALDETQQDDISAVVLLLMEQGPRLAFPYSSAINGSRHGHMRELRVQSSGRPLRAFYAFDPRRAAILLIGGDKTGDDRFYGRMIQIADRLYDVYLAELKKEGLIP
- a CDS encoding XRE family transcriptional regulator, with the protein product MTGHRPFTELTKNFSPERRARVAAKAAALREEMTLEELRKARGFSQEETAAALAVGQPAVAKFEKRADMRLSNLRHYIEALGGTLEITAHFGEESVTIVGLDEPDAA